GAGGTGCATCGGGTGGACGACATGCATGTCGTGATCATGGCTGGGGGCAAAGGGGTACGGCTGCGTCCGTACACCACTGCGCTGCCCAAGCCGCTGGTGCCGATCGGCGAGCACTACGCGATCCTCGACGTGGTCCTGCACCAGCTGGCCGCCTGCGAGTTTCGGACCGTGACCATCGCGATCAACCACCACGGCGCACTGATCCGGGCGTTCGTCGGCGACGGCACCCGGTTCGGCCTGCGCGTGGACTACGCCGAGGAACGGACCCCGCTGTCCACCGTCGGACCACTGTTCGGGCTGCGTGACCGGCTGCCCGAGCGCTTCCTGGTGATGAACGGCGACATCCTGACCAACCTCGACTATGCCGACCTGCTGCGTGCCCACACCGACTCGGGTGCCCCGGTGACCGTGGCGACCTTCCGCCGCAAGGTCAAGGTCGACTTCGGCGTGCTCGCGGTCGAGGG
The sequence above is a segment of the Solwaraspora sp. WMMD406 genome. Coding sequences within it:
- a CDS encoding sugar phosphate nucleotidyltransferase; amino-acid sequence: MHVVIMAGGKGVRLRPYTTALPKPLVPIGEHYAILDVVLHQLAACEFRTVTIAINHHGALIRAFVGDGTRFGLRVDYAEERTPLSTVGPLFGLRDRLPERFLVMNGDILTNLDYADLLRAHTDSGAPVTVATFRRKVKVDFGVLAVEGDKVVEFKEKPTLDYRVSMGVYGLTRQTIAGYPSGIEFGFDQLMLDLIARGDPPAAYDFDGYWLDIGRPEDYDEANRSFETLKPILLPAALREPA